ATTAGTTATTTCAAAACGTTATTTGTCATTCCTACAATGGTTTCACAATATTACGACGATATCGAACAACTCTCTGAGAGGATTATTAACAGGGTTCATAAGGCTGAATATATAGTGCCTATATATATTTAGCAGAATACGAAAGTTATGGTTTTAGCAGTTTATATTTCGTTTTTTCCTTGTTTAGCCTGGACAGCCTGCTTCAGTCACAACACCAATTTAATCCACCAGATTGAATAAAGCAGTCCTATCCTTTAACTAAGATTAAGGATAGCACTTTTTACTTAATTCCATTTGAGATCTCAAGATTTTGAATAAGATTGAATGTCTATAAACAAGggtttttattgttatgaaaCCTACTATAGAACGATATAGTTAGGTTTGTATTTTGAACTTTATCTCTTTAACGAATGTAAGTGGTGCAGTCGTAGGTACGGCCGTAGGTAGCTGGGCTGAATGTCACAACACACGGGCGTCGTATCAGCGGATAAATGCGGAGTTACGCAAATCCGCAGATATGTCGGCGGTGCGCAGGCGTGCCACACCGCTTGCACAAGGTTTCGCAGACCTTTGTTTTACGCAACGCGATCGATTTAATAGCCAGATCTTTTCTCTGCTGTGCACTGAAATGCTCTAATACCATAAACACCTTTGGACAGACAAACGAAACATTAAACTATTCCCTACACCACTACACCTCCTGATCCTAAAGGACACAACTTCCGATAGTCTGATTTCAGCCATTATGGATGTCTATAGATTCTTTAGATTTCATCTGACTGTaggagaaaaaataaaaaataagtagagGCCGTGGAGTTTTTTGAAACTACCATTAAGAGCCCTCGCCCACGGCGACTTTTTGTAGCGATGCTGTCGCGCATTTACTAAACGCACGCCAGCATCACTACTAACGCGTGTTAGTCGCATTTGCAACGCGCTACTGCATCGCGACTGTATCGATGCAAACGCGCGACCGTGTCGGACGACATCGGGGGAAGAACGGAGGGAGGGCGGTGCGTGAATGGAGAACCGAGCATCAGTGCAACACAGACAGGTCGAGAGTGCTGTTGTCCGTCACATGCGTAAAATGGAGTCGTTCGACACTGAATCATTTATTATGGCAATTCAGAACCGTCCTGTAATATGGGACTCGCGTCTTCCTGAGTATTCGAATAAGATTGCAAAAAGAAAGGCATGGGAagagataaatgaaatatttgattcAGAATTTggagaaaaaacaaataaagaaaagaatgcTTGTGGtaagttatttaactttattaaattttatcattataaatgtaGATGAGTGGTGAGAATTAATGAGATATAGATGTTCCAGAATAAGTGAATTAAGTTACGTTTACAGCCCTTTCTAGTTACTTATAGCTATTTTAGgtgaaattatttcaaatttttgaaTCTTGCCACGGTACAGAACCTACACCGGTGAAATAGTCAGTATATATGTTTCGGATTGCAGTACCACTTAGTTCTGATCTTCGTCTtccaattaaaagtaaattatcacTGGCAGGTGGATCTTGGAATCCGACTATACTCAAAGTGTGATCAAACTTGTACCCATCTCGCTTACGTATAAAATTGTGCAATACGCAACACGCTTTAACAATATTCGTAGCAAAATCTACATTAACGTTTATGGGCcggttgaaaattttaaatttgttactcAATATACCAAACGTACATTCAATATAACGCCTTGCGCGCGTCAAACGGTAATTATATATTCTCTTCTTTCGTGGTAAATGTTTACCAGCGTATGGTCTTTGCAAGTGTTGTGATAAAGCAAATCCTTCGTCGCCAATAAACGAAAACGGTATAGGTATTCCATTGTTAGATATAGGTCTTGGTTgaggtaaattataatttccttgtCGTAACTTTTTTACCCATTCGCTGCTGTCATGTATTGTTGAATCTGAGCTCTTTCCATAACATCCGACATCTATATCTATGAAATTGTAATTAGCGTCACATATTGCTAACAAAacgatggaaaaaaaatgtttgtaattgtaatattCTGAGCCGGTATGACAtggttttataattcttatatgtTTTCCATCTATTGCTCCAATTAAGTTAGGAAAATTAGCATGTTTCATAAATCCTTCAGCGGTTTCTAAATGTAATTCTTCTGTTGGCTCTGGCATGGAGATGTCTTTTACTTTTTTCCATATTACTTCCACAGTTTCCTTTACAATCGTACGTGCAGTAGTATGTCCACATTTAAAGTCCAAATGAAGATCTGTGAAATTACATCCAGTTGCTAAGTACctgtaaaaaaaggaaaaaagaaaataaagtaataaaaaatacatacctacaaatatataaatcacgCCTGTAAACCTGTAATCCTTGTCGGGGTAGGCAATTTAAGGgtgatattcattttaactcTCCGAGTCAAGATGATCCGAGCTAAATAGGGATGCCAAGGTCGTAAGGTTCTAGCTCCATTTgcattaatttttcaattgcataacaataataaatttgtatatcttttttCAGCTATTGAACTCcagaaaaaatggaaaagtttaaaagattGCTTTAACAGAGAACggctgaaagaaaaaaattgtcccAGTGGGTCCGGGGCTAAACCCAGAAAACAATATGtttactataaattattgtcatttttacaACCTTTGACCGAAATCAGACCACCAAGTCGACCTACAGTTACTGAGGAAAACGACTCCGAAGGCTGTTTGGAATCTTTTGTTATTCCAAAATCAAAGAAGCTTAAAACAAGTGATGGCGTTGATGATGCACAAAACAAATTATACGAAATTCTAACTGAGAAATTGAACAAAGCCACGCCCGCCATTCAACATCCAGatcaacattttttactttcactttttccac
This Pararge aegeria chromosome 3, ilParAegt1.1, whole genome shotgun sequence DNA region includes the following protein-coding sequences:
- the LOC120635975 gene encoding uncharacterized protein LOC120635975 → MENRASVQHRQVESAVVRHMRKMESFDTESFIMAIQNRPVIWDSRLPEYSNKIAKRKAWEEINEIFDSEFGEKTNKEKNACAIELQKKWKSLKDCFNRERLKEKNCPSGSGAKPRKQYVYYKLLSFLQPLTEIRPPSRPTVTEENDSEGCLESFVIPKSKKLKTSDGVDDAQNKLYEILTEKLNKATPAIQHPDQHFLLSLFPHFNSIKEEYKLDAKAEMINLLRKYNNMAQTSAYTSHYGYQSGYQSYDTTPARTSNESSVSQLINSYHSAPTPAGANVNTAGSSLQHNDNDNEYNYSNDDSTQDSIITNLYSP
- the LOC120635957 gene encoding protein ALP1-like produces the protein MDSVEATLVTLSLVLLLRKQPKRRQRKQRQYWMHPFNKERLLSGHHVTTFKILKSYDLKFRSCYRMSYSTFCELLSIVKPELTRRNTVMRQCISAEERLTITLRYLATGCNFTDLHLDFKCGHTTARTIVKETVEVIWKKVKDISMPEPTEELHLETAEGFMKHANFPNLIGAIDGKHIRIIKPCHTGSEYYNYKHFFSIVLLAICDANYNFIDIDVGCYGKSSDSTIHDSSEWVKKLRQGNYNLPQPRPISNNGIPIPFSFIGDEGFALSQHLQRPYAGKHLPRKKRIYNYRLTRARRYIECTFGILSNKFKIFNRPINVNVDFATNIVKACCVLHNFIRKRDGYKFDHTLSIVGFQDPPASDNLLLIGRRRSELSGTAIRNIYTDYFTGVGSVPWQDSKI